A region of Streptomyces sp. TG1A-60 DNA encodes the following proteins:
- a CDS encoding TetR/AcrR family transcriptional regulator yields the protein MRTGARRRMGVEERRQQLIGVALELFGRRSPDEVSIDEIAAAAGISRPLVYHYFPGKLSLYEAALTRAADDLANRFVEPHEGPLGARLLRVTHRFFDFVDAHGPGFSALLRGGPAVGSSRTNALIDGVRQAACVQILSHLDVKDPPARLELVVRSWISLAESTALIWLDGRRIPREELEIQLVHAFAALAAVSAAQDEEMAALVHRMLADEPREGPFSGLVGRLVTPLGNPDRAQCPSEGP from the coding sequence ATGCGAACCGGTGCACGCCGCAGGATGGGTGTGGAGGAGCGGCGGCAGCAGTTGATCGGGGTCGCCCTCGAACTGTTCGGCCGACGCTCGCCCGACGAGGTCTCCATCGACGAGATAGCGGCGGCGGCGGGCATCTCACGCCCGCTCGTCTACCACTACTTCCCGGGCAAACTCAGCCTGTACGAGGCCGCGTTGACACGTGCCGCCGACGATCTGGCGAATCGTTTCGTCGAACCACACGAGGGCCCGCTCGGCGCCCGCCTGCTCCGCGTCACGCACCGCTTCTTCGACTTCGTCGACGCACACGGCCCCGGTTTCTCCGCCCTGCTGCGCGGGGGCCCCGCCGTGGGCTCTTCCCGCACCAACGCCCTCATCGACGGCGTACGCCAGGCCGCCTGTGTCCAGATCCTTTCGCACCTCGACGTCAAGGACCCGCCCGCCCGCCTGGAACTCGTCGTCCGCTCCTGGATCTCCCTCGCCGAGTCCACGGCTCTGATCTGGCTGGACGGCCGCCGCATTCCGAGAGAGGAGTTGGAGATCCAGCTCGTCCACGCCTTCGCGGCCCTGGCCGCGGTCAGCGCGGCCCAGGACGAGGAAATGGCGGCCCTGGTGCACCGCATGCTCGCCGACGAGCCCCGGGAGGGCCCGTTCAGCGGGCTGGTAGGGCGCCTGGTGACACCCCTCGGGAACCCCGACCGCGCCCAGTGCCCTTCCGAAGGACCCTAG
- a CDS encoding DUF1996 domain-containing protein, which produces MGRNTRKRRSPLAVRAIAASAALAVAGGGLVWANFYASAGESSNNQQNRVRAAGGQIATIACPDVGQQLRNVPGKARAGVDKELANLDKQITEAYTRLASTRQAQAGDAGFVQNAILGPLKSKRVAVIDRIGINIRRVGGNAPNGLEKLAECKGMGADQVNDGGGQGNGQNGGDQDNGQGQDNGQEQVGDNGNGAAGPVAADFVDITSVQPNTPPSNGNGFKANGNSGSTGSFTTSCGVNENNNFNTDNLIVAPGVDNGARHTHDYVGNQGNTGFASDQDLANADTSCQNQGDKSTYYWPVMRIQDGTDEFDANELGGGAEGNLGSIQRAQQAEIRFVGNKQSDVVAMPRFLRIITGAANAFTGGDANANASWSCTGFEDRQLTDKYPICPDGSQVVRTANFQSCWDGQNIDSANHRAHVDFVNADGTCDNGFVAIPQLQIRLVYNLPAPVIENGQLKAPFAVDGFPEELHKPITDHNDFINVMDEGLMNQVVQCINSGQNCD; this is translated from the coding sequence ATGGGACGCAATACAAGAAAACGACGTTCGCCGCTGGCCGTTCGGGCCATTGCCGCATCCGCGGCGCTCGCGGTCGCGGGTGGCGGGCTGGTCTGGGCGAACTTCTACGCCTCGGCGGGTGAGTCGTCGAACAACCAGCAGAACCGGGTCAGGGCCGCGGGCGGGCAGATCGCCACGATCGCCTGCCCGGACGTCGGACAGCAGTTGAGGAACGTGCCCGGCAAGGCTCGCGCCGGCGTCGACAAGGAGCTGGCCAACCTCGACAAGCAGATCACCGAGGCGTACACCCGGCTCGCGTCGACGCGGCAGGCCCAGGCGGGTGACGCGGGCTTCGTGCAGAACGCGATCCTCGGCCCGCTGAAGTCCAAGCGCGTCGCGGTCATCGACCGCATCGGCATCAACATCCGGCGCGTGGGCGGCAACGCCCCGAACGGGCTGGAGAAGCTCGCCGAGTGCAAGGGCATGGGGGCCGACCAGGTCAACGACGGCGGCGGCCAGGGCAACGGCCAGAACGGCGGCGACCAGGACAACGGCCAGGGTCAGGACAACGGCCAGGAGCAGGTCGGGGACAACGGCAACGGTGCCGCCGGCCCGGTGGCCGCCGACTTCGTCGACATCACCTCCGTCCAGCCCAACACCCCCCCGTCGAACGGGAACGGGTTCAAGGCGAACGGAAACTCCGGTTCGACGGGTTCCTTCACCACGTCCTGCGGTGTCAATGAGAACAACAACTTCAACACCGACAACCTGATCGTCGCCCCGGGCGTCGACAACGGCGCGCGCCACACGCACGACTACGTCGGCAACCAGGGCAACACCGGCTTCGCCAGCGACCAGGATCTCGCCAACGCGGACACCAGCTGCCAGAACCAGGGCGACAAGTCCACGTACTACTGGCCGGTGATGCGCATCCAGGACGGCACCGACGAGTTCGACGCCAACGAGCTCGGTGGTGGCGCCGAGGGCAACCTCGGCAGCATCCAGAGGGCCCAGCAGGCCGAGATCAGGTTCGTCGGCAACAAGCAGAGCGACGTCGTCGCGATGCCGAGGTTCCTGCGCATCATCACCGGTGCCGCCAACGCGTTCACCGGCGGCGACGCGAACGCCAACGCGTCCTGGAGCTGCACCGGCTTCGAGGACCGTCAGCTGACGGACAAGTACCCGATCTGCCCCGACGGCAGCCAGGTGGTGCGTACGGCCAACTTCCAGAGCTGCTGGGACGGCCAGAACATCGACAGCGCCAACCACCGCGCCCACGTGGACTTCGTCAACGCGGACGGCACCTGCGACAACGGCTTCGTCGCCATCCCGCAGCTGCAGATCCGGCTGGTCTACAACCTGCCGGCCCCGGTCATCGAGAACGGGCAGCTGAAGGCCCCGTTCGCGGTGGACGGCTTCCCGGAGGAGCTGCACAAGCCCATCACCGACCACAACGACTTCATCAACGTCATGGACGAGGGCCTGATGAACCAGGTGGTCCAGTGCATCAACAGCGGCCAGAACTGCGACTGA